A segment of the Bacteroidales bacterium WCE2008 genome:
ATAAGACCATCATCGTTGCCGTCGAGACAAAAGAGAAGCATCCATTATATGGAAAGTTCGTAAACAAGACCACAAAGTTCGTCGCACAGGACGAAAAGAATGAGTGCAGCGAAGGCGACAAGGTTCTCATCATGGAGA
Coding sequences within it:
- a CDS encoding SSU ribosomal protein S17P, with the protein product MERNLRKERIGIVVSNKMDKTIIVAVETKEKHPLYGKFVNKTTKFVAQDEKNECSEGDKVLIMETRPLSKTKRWRLVEIVEKVK